The Bacillus sp. NEB1478 genome contains the following window.
ATTGAGCAAATGCAGACGCTGACGATTTATCATTCAATTGGTGATGAAGAACATAGTTTTACAAACCCCGAAGGAATCACACGTGATTTTCTGGACCCGAATCGCCGAATGAATAAATTGTTAAATAATCTTGCGCTTGATTATGAATACCAAGAGTTTCAAGGAAATCATCTTTGGGTAAACTGGCAAAAGGATTTGATACCCGCATTAAGGTTTCTTTACAACGATCACTAAAAGTGGGAAATAGAAAGAATATTTGGTATACTATTTCAAAAGATGAGGGAGGAAGAATCATGAAATACGGCATAGCTATTTTTCCATCAAAAAATTTACAAGATAAAGTTAATTCATACCGAAAAAGGTACGATCCCCATTATGCCCTTATCGCACCGCATATTACGTTAAAAGAGCCTTTTGAAGCTACAGAAGATGAACTTCAAAATCAAATTGATTTTATTTCTACTATCGCAAAAGATACACAGCCATTTTCTATCAACATAAATAAGGTGGGATCATTCCATCCTGTTAATAATGTAATATACTTAAAAATTAATGATTCAGAGAAATTAAAATCATTGCACGATCAACTGTATACCGGTCCTCTTGACCACCAGCAGCCATACAATTTTGTTCCTCATTTAACGCTGGGTCAAAAGCTTTCTGATGAGGAGCATTCAGATGTGCTGGAGAGACTGCGAATGATTGATATTGAACATGAAGAAACGATTGACCGATTCCAGTTACTCTACCAATTAGAAAATGGTTCCTGGACCGTTTATGAAACATTTCGTTTTGGAAAGGGTGTAAAATAAGTTTGATTAAGAAGTACTCAACTGAGGACCTAGGCTATAAAGATGCTTTACACGTAAGAAGAAACGTGTTCGTTCATGAGCAGCAAATTGATGAAAGTGAAGAAATCGATGGTTTTGAAGGTTCTTCTCTGCATTTTGTATTATATGATGAAGAAAAGCCTGTTGGTGCAAGCAGACTTCGCCAAGTGAATAACGATGGTAAGGTTGAACGAGTTTGCATTCTATCTTCTCACCGCAAGAAAGGGCTAGGTGAAAAATTGATGACAGCAATGGAACAAACTGCTATTGATCAATCATATTCCAGCCTTATATTATATGCGCAAATTCAAGCTGAAGACTTTTACAAAAAACTCGGATATGAAACTACATCAACAAAACCTTTCTTAGATGCTAATATTCCACATGTAGCTATGAAAAAAGTATTGAAATCGCCTTAATGGCGAAATCAATACTTTTTTTAGTTTACAAATGATCGAACTCGTCAAAACTGATAAAGAAAACTTGACTGGCGGCAAGCCTTAAAAGTACTAAATACATTCACTTTGAGGAGACATGGTTGGAATGGACTTTCACGTTGGCCAGTTAACTGTTGAGTTAACAGTAGGCTTTATTTCACTTTTTGTACTGACGAAGGTTTTGGGAAAAACACAAATTTCACAAATTACACCTTTTGATTTTATTTCATCTATCTTTTTGGGTGAATTGGTCGGAAATGCGATGTATGATGATGAAATTTCTATATTTATGATTCTTTATGCCATTTTTATTTGGGGAACTCTCGTATACGTTGTTGAGATCATCTCACAAAAATTCAAAAAAACTAGAAAGTTTCTAGAAGGTGCTCCTTCTATTGTAATTCGCAAAGGAATGATTGATAGAGAACAACTAAAAAAGAATAAGCTGGATATAAATCAGCTTCAAAATTTGGTAAGGCAAAAAGGATACTTTGGTCTTAGAGAAGTTGAATATGCCATTTTAGAATCGAATGGAACACTTAGCATCTTACCTAAATTTCAATACGGTGCTCCAACTCGAGAAGACATGCGGTTATTTAGTCAACATCAGCCTGAACTGCCTATTACCCTTATTCTAGACGGAGAACTTAATCGAGATAACTTATCAACAGCACAAATTACTGAAGAAAAACTGATAGAGATGCTCCATGACCAAGGTTATAAAACTTACTCTGAAATCGTATATGCTGAAATGTCAGAAGGAAAGTTGCTTATTATGCCGATGACTGACCCAAAAAGATAACAGGCCGCCCTTCATGAATTTTATAGACTGCTCTTTTCTCATGTATGAACTGGATAAGATATGCCGTAATCGCAGTGCGGAATAAAGAATATACGCCTAAGTTATCAGGCTGTATTTCTTGTTTATTTAACATCTCTGCTACTAGATCTTCTATAGATAAACCACGATCTCTCTTTGCTAAGATTATATTAAAAAGTTGACTCTCAATTTTAGACTGAGTGTCTAAGTTAGCTAAAATTGCATCTTTGTAACTTTCAGAATAAGAACCGTGCCCTGGTACCATTCCCTCAACATTTAATTGAAGCAAATATTCCAAAGTCATTCTATTATCCCTTGAATCGACTATAAAAGGAATTTTATGTTTTACAAGGGCTTCAAATCCCAAAAAAGAGTCTGCAGCATAACAAATATTATTATAAATGATTCCGAACTGATTATAGCTATGCCCTGGGAGATGAATAAATTCAACATTAAGAGTGGATTGATTCCACTTTCCTTTTTCGCACACTTCATCTATCCTTATTGGTTGAGCTTCTAAGAACTTGTTTCTCATCTCTTTTAGTGGTGTATTCCCATGAAATAAATAGATAGGTTCTAATAGTGGATATTTCATAATCGCTTCTTCTAATAAAGGTGCGATCGTATGGACATCAAAATGTTTTTGAATATAATGGGCGCCCCCGAAATGATCAGCATGTGCATGTGTTATAAATAAATGTGTGAGGGGTAATTCATTTTCTGCAAGAACCCTCATAACTTTCTTGGCAGCAGCAGCTTCTAGCCCAGCATCGATCAGCATCCCGGATTTTTTTTCTTCATTCGTAATATAACCGATATTAACAGCACTATTAAAGTAGAAACAGTTCTCTTTTATTTTGATAAATTCCATCATGAACACTCCCGTATATCATACAATGCATGTATTTTTATCAGGTCATCTGTTCAAAAAAAAGAAACCCTATTAGATGGTTTCGTTAATCGTTAATCCTTTTCCTTCAATACGGCTCAAAACTTGCTGGAAACTTAATTTTTTATGGTTCTGGCTGCTTTTATGGTGCTCAGAAAATTTATTTTTGATATCATTTTGAATAGGCGTAACGCTAGAAACAACCGGGATTCCTTGTCCCATTTTTTCCATTCGATTTGCATATTGCATGCTTTGAATAGGTAAATACGGTAATATGTAACCCATCTTGTCTCTCTCCCTCTAATTAATTTATAGTTTTTGTTCTATAATTTTGTATTCCCATAATAAAGAAAGAGTACTCCTCTATTTAGAGCACTCTCCTGCAAAACATGAAAATCTTACTCCCAAGGGTCGTAATAACTGCTGGAACTAGAACTGGAACTAGAAGAAGATCCAAGCTTGCTTGATGATATTTCTAGTTTTTTATGACTTGATGATGAAGACACATGCTTACTTGAGCTGCTCGAACTTGAGGACTCACACTTGCAAAAGTTGCTGGAACTGCTCGAACTTGAGGATTCGTATTTATGAATTTTCTTTTTTTTCTTCTTCTTTTTCTTTTTGTTCTTCTTTTTCTTTTCAAAGAAAAAATAGTCTCCCATGTTTCAACCTCCTCGCATAGTACATTTTATGCATGTCTATCGAGTTGGTTATAGGCCGTCGCACTAAAAATTGATAGAGATATGGTTAACTGCTTTTGCTCGGAAGTTTTGTTTATGATAATAAACAAATGCCTCAACTGTGATATTTTCATCGATTTTACTTTTTATAGGAATTTGGAAGTCATCTAACGATATACGATCCCCGCTATTTAATTTTGTTTCGCGGAGCGGACAAATCCAGATTTCTCCTCTTTCTCTTGCTTTTTCTGCCCATTCATTATCATCCATGTATATCCAGATTGATTGTGAAATTTCTTCCTGTGTTGGTGAAGCTATTAATGATATGATCTTTCCTTTTAAAGCTAGTGCTTCAGCAGGCTCGAAACGAAAACAAATATACGGATTATCTAATGGTTTTGTACCTGTATTTTCAATATAAAAAGATCCTCTGACAAAACCGGTTCTTTCTTGCGTAAAAATAACCGAATAGTCAAAAAAGCTCATACTGTTGAATTCTTCTTTCTGACGCGGTTCTGAATCTGTTTTTCCTGGTTCTTCCTCTTCAAATACAGGCTCTGATGTACGGTTAATATTTATCCGTTTCTCCATACTTTTTATACGCTGTTGATACAAGTCGATCTGCTGATCTTTATCATTTAATTCTTCTTGAATACTGATTAATAAATCTTCATAACTCTTTATTCTTTTTTCAAGTTCATGCTCCTCTAATTTTTGCACCTTACGTGTCAGGTTTTTCATCTCTGCTCTTAAAGCAACAAGTTCTTTTTCCTGTTCTTCAATGATTTGAAGAGAATCACTCGTGTTTATTTCTTTCTCCAGTCGTTCAATGGTCTCTTCTGCAAAGACTAGCTTCTTCTCAAGATCAAGCGCTTTTTCCTTGTAATATTCCACCCGTGATATGAGCCGTTCATAGCTTAATTTATCTTTTGTA
Protein-coding sequences here:
- a CDS encoding YjcG family protein, with translation MKYGIAIFPSKNLQDKVNSYRKRYDPHYALIAPHITLKEPFEATEDELQNQIDFISTIAKDTQPFSININKVGSFHPVNNVIYLKINDSEKLKSLHDQLYTGPLDHQQPYNFVPHLTLGQKLSDEEHSDVLERLRMIDIEHEETIDRFQLLYQLENGSWTVYETFRFGKGVK
- a CDS encoding GNAT family N-acetyltransferase, with product MIKKYSTEDLGYKDALHVRRNVFVHEQQIDESEEIDGFEGSSLHFVLYDEEKPVGASRLRQVNNDGKVERVCILSSHRKKGLGEKLMTAMEQTAIDQSYSSLILYAQIQAEDFYKKLGYETTSTKPFLDANIPHVAMKKVLKSP
- a CDS encoding DUF421 domain-containing protein, which translates into the protein MDFHVGQLTVELTVGFISLFVLTKVLGKTQISQITPFDFISSIFLGELVGNAMYDDEISIFMILYAIFIWGTLVYVVEIISQKFKKTRKFLEGAPSIVIRKGMIDREQLKKNKLDINQLQNLVRQKGYFGLREVEYAILESNGTLSILPKFQYGAPTREDMRLFSQHQPELPITLILDGELNRDNLSTAQITEEKLIEMLHDQGYKTYSEIVYAEMSEGKLLIMPMTDPKR
- a CDS encoding MBL fold metallo-hydrolase — encoded protein: MEFIKIKENCFYFNSAVNIGYITNEEKKSGMLIDAGLEAAAAKKVMRVLAENELPLTHLFITHAHADHFGGAHYIQKHFDVHTIAPLLEEAIMKYPLLEPIYLFHGNTPLKEMRNKFLEAQPIRIDEVCEKGKWNQSTLNVEFIHLPGHSYNQFGIIYNNICYAADSFLGFEALVKHKIPFIVDSRDNRMTLEYLLQLNVEGMVPGHGSYSESYKDAILANLDTQSKIESQLFNIILAKRDRGLSIEDLVAEMLNKQEIQPDNLGVYSLFRTAITAYLIQFIHEKRAVYKIHEGRPVIFLGQSSA